A part of Aegilops tauschii subsp. strangulata cultivar AL8/78 chromosome 2, Aet v6.0, whole genome shotgun sequence genomic DNA contains:
- the LOC109749641 gene encoding growth-regulating factor 3, whose protein sequence is MAMPFASLSPAADHHRSSPIFPFCRSSPLYSAGEGEEAAQQQQQHAMSGARWAAMRPATFTAAQYQELEQQALIYKYLVAGVPVPPDLLLPIRRGFDSLASRFYHHHALGYGSYFGKKLDPEPGRCRRTDGKKWRCSKEAAQDSKYCERHMHRGRNRSRKPVETQLVATPHSHSHSQQLQQHAPAATAAAFHSHSPYPAIASGGGGGAAGSFGLGSAQLHMDNAAAPYATAGAAGNKDFRYSAYGFRTSALEEHNQFISAAMDTAMDNYSWRLMPSQPSSFSLASYPMLGTLGDLDQSAICSLAKTEREPLSFGGGGGFEDDESAVKQENQTLRPFFDEWPKDRDSWPELQDHDSNHNSNAFSATKLSISIPVTSSDFSTTAGSRSPHGIYSR, encoded by the exons ATGGCGATGCCCTTTGCCTCCCTGTCGCCGGCAGCCGACCACCACCGCTCCTCCCCCATCTTCCCCTTCTGCCGCTCCTCCCCTCTCTACTC ggcaggggagggggaggaggcggcgcagcagcagcagcagcacgcgATGAGCGGCGCGAGGTGGGCGGCGATGAGGCCGGCGACCTTCACGGCGGCGCAGtaccaggagctggagcagcaggCGCTCATCTACAAGtacctcgtcgccggcgtgccCGTCCCGCCGGATCTCCTCCTCCCCATCCGCCGCGGCTTCGACTCCCTCGCCTCGCGCTTCTACCACCACCACGCCC TTGGGTACGGGTCCTACTTCGGGAAGAAGCTGGATCCGGAGCCGGGGCGGTGCCGGCGGACGGACGGCAAGAAGTGGCGGTGCTCCAAGGAGGCCGCCCAGGACTCCAAGTACTGCGAGCGCCACATGCACCGCGGCCGCAACCGTTCAAGAAAGCCTGTGGAAACGCAGCTCGTCGCCACGCCCCACTCCCACTCCCACTCCCAGCAGCTGCAGCAGCacgcccccgccgccaccgccgccgcgttCCACAGCCACTCGCCGTACCCGGCGATCGcctctggcggcggcggcggcgcggccggcTCCTTCGGCCTGGGGTCTGCTCAGCTGCACATGGACAATGCTGCTGCGCCTTACGCGACCGCTGGTGCGGCCGGAAACAAGGATTTCAG GTATTCTGCCTATGGGTTTAGGACTTCGGCGCTGGAGGAGCACAACCAGTTCATCAGCGCGGCCATGGACACCGCCATGGACAACTACTCATGGCGCCTGATGCCGTCTCAGCCCTCATCCTTCTCACTCGCCAGCTACCCCATGCTGGGCACCCTGGGCGACCTGGACCAGAGCGCGATCTGCTCGCTGGCCAAGACGGAGAGGGAGCCGCTgtccttcggcggcggcggcggcttcgagGACGACGAGTCGGCGGTGAAGCAGGAGAACCAGACGCTGCGGCCCTTCTTCGACGAGTGGCCCAAGGACAGGGACTCGTGGCCGGAGCTGCAGGACCATGACTCCAACCACAACAGCAACGCCTTCTCGGCCACCAAGCTGTCCATCTCCATCCCGGTGACCAGCTCCGacttctccaccaccgccggcTCCCGCTCGCCCCACGGTATATACTCCCGGTGA